A stretch of Astyanax mexicanus isolate ESR-SI-001 chromosome 21, AstMex3_surface, whole genome shotgun sequence DNA encodes these proteins:
- the gpalpp1 gene encoding GPALPP motifs-containing protein 1 isoform X1, with product MSDSDIIRPAPPPGLRNSAIGESEEDDKIIGPALPPLYKAAGSSSSEDSDREEVVFKRAKYSGSGDGSSSHSRSLREEQPVSKPHVNEDDDDDDDDDDGFFGPALPPGYQKQERSPDRPPVLGPALPPGFKKQHYEDEEEDEGNGAVGPALPPGYQAESSSSEEEDDGTFGPMPATGAAQSSVALDFERRAKKMRDKLLGLDEEPEELKRESWMTELPPELQHIGLGARTFKKRSGPENKDRSIWTDTPADRERKAKERQEAKEKGLPAKEEAPRLPQKDVAMAEKVSKYNESKRGESLMSMHAKKMKQKAEEDSNKPVERRPFDRDADLQVNRFDEAQKKALLKKSQELNTRFSHSKEKMFL from the exons ATGTCGGACAGTGATATAATCAGACCCGCTCCGCCTCCCGGGTTAAGAAACAGCGCCATCGGAGAATCAGAGGAAGACGACAAAA TTATAGGTCCAGCACTGCCCCCTCTTTATAAAGCTGCCGGATCCAGTTCATCAGAAGACAGCGATCGAGAGGAGGTTGTGTTCAAAAGAGCCAAATACTCAGGATCAGGAGATGGTTCATCATCACA CAGCAGGTCTCTCAGAGAGGAGCAACCAGTTAGCAAACCTCATGtgaatgaagatgatgatgatgatgatgatgatgatgatgggttTTTTGGTCCAGCCCTGCCTCCAGGATACCAAAAGCAAGAGAGATCACCTGACAG ACCACCGGTGCTTGGACCTGCTTTGCCTCCAGGCTTTAAAAAACAGCATtacgaggatgaggaggaggatgaaggcaATGGTGCCGTAGGTCCAGCGCTTCCACCGGGCTACCAGGCAGAGTCATCCAGCAGTGAGGAAGAGGATGACGGGACCTTTGGGCCAATGCCAGCAACAGGGGCTGCTCAGAGCTCAGTGGCCTTAGACTTTGAGAGAAGGGCAAAAAAAATGAGGGACAAACTCCTGGGACTGGAC GAAGAGCCAGAAGAGCTGAAGAGAGAGAGCTGGATGACCGAGCTTCCTCCTGAGCTGCAGCACATTGGGCTTGGTGCGCGTACCTTTAAGAAGAGGTCCGGCCCTGAGAATAAAGACCGGTCCATCTGGACGGACACGCCTGCTGACCGGGAACGCAAAGCAAAG GAACGACAAGAGGCGAAGGAAAAGGGTCTGCCAGCCAAAGAGGAAGCCCCTCGTCTTCCCCAGAAGGATGTAGCCATGGCAGAGAAAGTGTCAAAATACAAT GAGTCCAAGAGAGGCGAATCTCTAATGAGTATGCACGCTAAGAAAATGAAGCAGAAAGCTGAAGAGGACTCCAACAAACCTGTGGAGAGGAGGCCCTTCGACAGAGATGCTGACCTGCAGGTCAACCGCTTTGATGAGGCTCAGAAGAAGGCCTTGCTGAAGAAATCTCAGGAGCTAAACACACGCTTTTCACACAGCAAAGAGAAAATGTTCCTCTGA
- the gpalpp1 gene encoding GPALPP motifs-containing protein 1 isoform X2: protein MSDSDIIRPAPPPGLRNSAIGESEEDDKIIGPALPPLYKAAGSSSSEDSDREEVVFKRAKYSGSGDGSSSHRSLREEQPVSKPHVNEDDDDDDDDDDGFFGPALPPGYQKQERSPDRPPVLGPALPPGFKKQHYEDEEEDEGNGAVGPALPPGYQAESSSSEEEDDGTFGPMPATGAAQSSVALDFERRAKKMRDKLLGLDEEPEELKRESWMTELPPELQHIGLGARTFKKRSGPENKDRSIWTDTPADRERKAKERQEAKEKGLPAKEEAPRLPQKDVAMAEKVSKYNESKRGESLMSMHAKKMKQKAEEDSNKPVERRPFDRDADLQVNRFDEAQKKALLKKSQELNTRFSHSKEKMFL, encoded by the exons ATGTCGGACAGTGATATAATCAGACCCGCTCCGCCTCCCGGGTTAAGAAACAGCGCCATCGGAGAATCAGAGGAAGACGACAAAA TTATAGGTCCAGCACTGCCCCCTCTTTATAAAGCTGCCGGATCCAGTTCATCAGAAGACAGCGATCGAGAGGAGGTTGTGTTCAAAAGAGCCAAATACTCAGGATCAGGAGATGGTTCATCATCACA CAGGTCTCTCAGAGAGGAGCAACCAGTTAGCAAACCTCATGtgaatgaagatgatgatgatgatgatgatgatgatgatgggttTTTTGGTCCAGCCCTGCCTCCAGGATACCAAAAGCAAGAGAGATCACCTGACAG ACCACCGGTGCTTGGACCTGCTTTGCCTCCAGGCTTTAAAAAACAGCATtacgaggatgaggaggaggatgaaggcaATGGTGCCGTAGGTCCAGCGCTTCCACCGGGCTACCAGGCAGAGTCATCCAGCAGTGAGGAAGAGGATGACGGGACCTTTGGGCCAATGCCAGCAACAGGGGCTGCTCAGAGCTCAGTGGCCTTAGACTTTGAGAGAAGGGCAAAAAAAATGAGGGACAAACTCCTGGGACTGGAC GAAGAGCCAGAAGAGCTGAAGAGAGAGAGCTGGATGACCGAGCTTCCTCCTGAGCTGCAGCACATTGGGCTTGGTGCGCGTACCTTTAAGAAGAGGTCCGGCCCTGAGAATAAAGACCGGTCCATCTGGACGGACACGCCTGCTGACCGGGAACGCAAAGCAAAG GAACGACAAGAGGCGAAGGAAAAGGGTCTGCCAGCCAAAGAGGAAGCCCCTCGTCTTCCCCAGAAGGATGTAGCCATGGCAGAGAAAGTGTCAAAATACAAT GAGTCCAAGAGAGGCGAATCTCTAATGAGTATGCACGCTAAGAAAATGAAGCAGAAAGCTGAAGAGGACTCCAACAAACCTGTGGAGAGGAGGCCCTTCGACAGAGATGCTGACCTGCAGGTCAACCGCTTTGATGAGGCTCAGAAGAAGGCCTTGCTGAAGAAATCTCAGGAGCTAAACACACGCTTTTCACACAGCAAAGAGAAAATGTTCCTCTGA